In Gimesia benthica, a single window of DNA contains:
- a CDS encoding DEAD/DEAH box helicase, producing MKFHQVIDKYRKIAFSERDKGDRFERLMQAYLLSDPIYAPKFKNVWLWNEFPARKDFGGKDTGIDLVALTHEGDFWAIQCKCYEESATIDKKEVDSFLSTSGRQFSSEEIKTTKFAHRLWISTTNKWGSNAEETIKNQSPPVSRISLYDLEQAPVDWGKLEKGITGDSARTKKYPLKRHQKTAVEETHNAFQTADRGKLIMACGTGKTFTSLKVAENETDGKGLILFLVPSIALLGQTLREWSAQAQEPINAICICSDPKITKKRSKGDDSSNVSVVDLAVPASTNVKHIVQQFQAIQETAPAGMTVVFSTYQSIDVISKAQQQLHKTDKSVGIFDLIICDEAHRTTGVALSEDDSSAFIKVHQNDFIQARKRLYMTATPRLYSDDSKAKAAKDDVILCSMDDPEIYGEEIYRIGFGEAVENNLLSDYKVLILTLNESDMPAAVQKMVANPESEINADDASKLIGCINALSKQILGDEGILKSSDPEPMKRAVAFCQNIKISKKITKTFNDTTDIYLDSLSSEKRKQMVEVASQHIDGSMSAPERDELMSWLKSSEADSNECRVLTNVRCLSEGVDVPSLDAVMFLSARNSQVDVVQSVGRVMRTSPGKKYGYIIIPVVVPADVEASKALDDNKRYQVVWSVLNALRAHDDRFNATINKIELNKKRPDQIIVGRPDTDSDGEAVPTESNADLKKQLAFQFEELQSVVYARMVNKVGDRKYWEQWAKDVAVIVERQIERITKLSQEEGKHKQVFEDFLSGLQENINPSINQQEAIEMLAQHIITKPVFEALFEGYSFVQNNPISVSMQKMLDLLEGQAIAKDTKVLDKFYQSVRSRAEGIDNAEGKQRIIIELYDKFFKTAFPKMVEKLGIVYTPVEVVDFIIHSVNDVLKKEFGRSVSDENIHILDPFTGTGTFITRLLQSGLITQKDLERKYEKELHANEIVLLAYYIAAVNIENAYHDLLSEGESYKTFEGICLTDTFQLGETDASSQLISEIFPHNSKRVVAQKKAPIRVIMGNPPYSVGQRSGNDNAQNQHYEKLDSRISNTYAKETNATNKNSLYDSFIKAFRWSSDRLDKDNGGIICFVSNGSWIDGNAQDGFRKCLEKEFSSIYVLNLRGNARTQGELRRKEKDNVFGQGTRTTISITLLVKNPKYKEEKAVIHYHDIGDYLTRDEKLNLISKFNSINSPDIKWKKIIPNDQADWIRQRSNLFLTYFELAPEKKFQRASTSFFTTNTNGLQTNRDAWVYNFSRITLEENIYNLVSKYNHLLETSGAKSAEKVIERNDKIIKWSSSLVSRFEAGQKLEYSTDNIRFALYRPFCKQLVYRQNELNHRPYQLPKVFPSKATDNLLICASGVGVTKDFSVIITDTLPDLELIGKSQCFPLYYFDQKEKIAKTLFDSESESSHFQRDGITDFIHTRAREIYGKKVTKEDIFYYVYGLLHSPDYRTQFSSDLKKMLPRIPLVDEPKSFWKFSKAGRELADLHINYESIEPYPGVDISGCETENFRVEKMRFPKKGQKDTIIYNSQISITGIPEKAYEYVVNGKSAIEWIMERYQVKTDKNSGIKNDPNDWAEEVGKPRYILDLLLSVINVSLQTVDIVNDLPKLDFEAMAAE from the coding sequence GCCCATCGGCTCTGGATCTCGACCACCAACAAATGGGGAAGCAACGCAGAAGAGACTATCAAGAATCAGTCTCCCCCGGTCTCCCGAATCAGTCTGTATGATCTGGAACAGGCCCCCGTTGACTGGGGAAAGCTGGAAAAAGGCATTACAGGCGATTCTGCCCGAACCAAGAAATATCCCCTCAAACGCCACCAGAAAACCGCCGTTGAAGAGACTCATAACGCATTCCAGACGGCGGACCGGGGCAAGCTGATCATGGCTTGTGGAACCGGGAAAACCTTTACCTCTCTCAAGGTTGCCGAAAACGAGACAGACGGGAAAGGATTAATCCTGTTTCTGGTCCCCTCTATTGCCCTGCTCGGTCAGACGTTGCGTGAGTGGTCTGCACAGGCTCAGGAACCGATCAACGCTATCTGTATCTGCTCAGACCCAAAGATTACCAAGAAACGGTCTAAGGGGGACGATTCGAGCAATGTCAGTGTAGTAGATCTGGCTGTACCGGCATCAACGAACGTGAAACACATTGTTCAGCAATTCCAGGCAATCCAGGAAACAGCGCCCGCGGGAATGACCGTTGTATTCTCAACGTATCAATCAATTGATGTCATTTCCAAAGCTCAGCAACAGCTGCACAAGACTGACAAATCAGTGGGAATCTTTGACCTGATCATCTGCGATGAAGCCCACAGAACAACAGGCGTTGCACTCTCAGAGGATGATTCATCGGCATTTATCAAAGTACATCAGAATGATTTCATACAGGCCAGAAAACGGCTTTATATGACAGCCACTCCCCGCCTTTACAGCGATGATTCAAAAGCCAAGGCGGCAAAAGATGATGTTATTCTCTGTTCGATGGATGATCCTGAAATCTATGGAGAGGAGATCTACCGGATCGGCTTTGGTGAAGCAGTCGAAAACAACTTGTTGAGTGATTACAAAGTTTTGATTCTGACACTCAATGAAAGTGATATGCCTGCAGCCGTTCAAAAAATGGTAGCCAATCCAGAGAGCGAGATTAACGCCGATGACGCATCAAAACTGATCGGCTGTATTAACGCGCTCTCCAAGCAGATTTTGGGTGATGAGGGGATTCTGAAAAGCAGCGATCCCGAACCGATGAAACGGGCCGTTGCGTTCTGTCAGAACATCAAGATTTCAAAAAAGATCACCAAAACATTTAACGATACCACAGATATCTATCTGGATTCCCTTTCCAGTGAAAAACGGAAACAGATGGTTGAGGTTGCCTCTCAGCACATTGACGGCAGTATGTCCGCGCCGGAACGTGACGAGCTTATGAGCTGGCTCAAATCCAGTGAAGCCGATTCCAACGAATGCCGGGTTTTAACCAATGTGAGATGTCTCAGTGAGGGAGTGGACGTCCCCTCCCTGGATGCGGTGATGTTTCTCTCTGCTCGTAACTCTCAGGTAGACGTTGTGCAATCAGTGGGGCGCGTGATGCGTACCTCTCCCGGTAAAAAATACGGATACATCATCATTCCGGTAGTCGTTCCTGCCGATGTGGAAGCCTCTAAGGCCCTGGACGATAACAAGCGGTATCAGGTCGTCTGGTCCGTTCTGAACGCGTTACGGGCTCATGATGACCGTTTCAACGCCACAATCAATAAGATCGAGCTCAACAAAAAACGTCCGGATCAGATCATTGTGGGACGTCCCGACACCGATTCAGACGGGGAAGCAGTCCCCACAGAGAGCAACGCAGATCTCAAAAAACAGCTGGCGTTCCAGTTTGAAGAACTGCAGAGCGTTGTCTATGCCCGGATGGTAAATAAGGTTGGTGATCGTAAATACTGGGAACAGTGGGCAAAGGATGTTGCCGTAATCGTTGAGCGTCAGATTGAGCGGATTACGAAACTCAGCCAGGAAGAGGGGAAGCACAAACAGGTGTTTGAGGATTTCCTTTCCGGACTGCAGGAAAATATCAATCCATCAATCAACCAGCAGGAAGCCATTGAAATGCTGGCTCAGCACATTATTACGAAGCCAGTCTTTGAGGCTCTGTTTGAGGGTTACTCCTTTGTTCAGAACAACCCGATTTCGGTATCGATGCAAAAGATGCTGGATTTGCTGGAAGGGCAGGCAATCGCCAAAGACACCAAAGTTTTAGACAAGTTTTATCAGTCGGTCCGATCCCGCGCGGAAGGCATTGACAATGCCGAAGGGAAACAGCGGATTATCATTGAACTGTATGATAAGTTCTTCAAAACCGCCTTTCCCAAGATGGTTGAAAAACTGGGCATCGTTTATACCCCGGTCGAGGTTGTGGACTTCATCATTCATTCGGTGAATGACGTTCTCAAGAAAGAGTTTGGCCGGTCTGTTTCCGATGAAAACATTCATATTCTCGACCCGTTTACAGGAACCGGCACGTTTATCACGCGACTGCTGCAGAGTGGTCTGATTACTCAGAAAGATCTGGAACGGAAATACGAAAAGGAATTGCACGCAAACGAAATTGTTCTGCTGGCTTATTACATCGCAGCAGTCAATATTGAGAACGCCTATCATGACCTGTTGTCTGAGGGGGAATCTTATAAAACATTCGAGGGGATTTGTTTAACAGATACATTCCAGCTTGGTGAAACAGACGCAAGCAGCCAGCTGATTTCCGAGATATTCCCTCACAACTCAAAACGCGTTGTAGCTCAGAAGAAAGCTCCAATTCGGGTGATTATGGGGAACCCACCTTATTCTGTTGGTCAAAGATCTGGCAATGATAATGCTCAGAATCAGCATTATGAAAAACTGGACAGCCGAATTTCCAACACATATGCCAAAGAAACCAATGCTACCAATAAAAACTCTCTTTATGACTCATTTATAAAAGCCTTTCGCTGGTCTTCTGATCGTTTAGATAAAGACAATGGCGGGATAATCTGCTTTGTCTCTAATGGATCATGGATTGATGGAAACGCGCAAGATGGATTTCGTAAGTGCCTGGAAAAAGAGTTCTCTTCGATTTACGTGTTAAATCTCAGAGGCAATGCACGGACTCAAGGAGAGTTAAGACGGAAAGAAAAAGATAACGTCTTTGGTCAGGGGACGCGTACAACAATCTCAATCACACTTTTGGTAAAGAACCCAAAATACAAAGAGGAAAAAGCTGTAATTCATTATCACGATATTGGTGATTATCTGACACGTGATGAGAAGTTAAATTTGATCTCGAAATTTAATTCGATCAACAGTCCTGATATAAAATGGAAAAAGATCATCCCCAATGATCAAGCTGACTGGATCCGGCAGCGGAGTAATCTATTCTTAACTTATTTTGAATTAGCGCCAGAGAAAAAATTTCAACGTGCTTCTACTTCATTTTTCACAACAAACACAAATGGCTTACAAACCAATCGAGATGCTTGGGTTTACAATTTCTCAAGAATTACTCTTGAAGAAAACATCTATAACCTTGTCTCAAAATATAATCACCTGTTGGAAACATCAGGTGCGAAATCGGCAGAAAAGGTAATCGAAAGAAACGATAAAATAATTAAATGGTCAAGTAGTCTTGTGTCAAGATTTGAAGCTGGACAAAAACTAGAGTACAGCACCGATAACATTAGATTTGCATTGTACAGACCATTTTGTAAACAGCTTGTTTACAGACAGAACGAATTGAATCACCGCCCATATCAATTGCCTAAAGTCTTCCCTTCAAAAGCAACTGATAATTTACTGATTTGTGCCTCTGGAGTTGGAGTAACAAAAGATTTTTCCGTCATCATAACTGATACTCTTCCTGATCTTGAGTTGATCGGAAAATCTCAATGTTTCCCGTTGTACTACTTCGATCAAAAAGAAAAAATTGCCAAGACTCTGTTCGACTCGGAAAGTGAATCTAGCCATTTCCAAAGGGATGGAATCACCGATTTTATTCATACAAGAGCCCGAGAGATTTACGGTAAAAAAGTAACCAAAGAAGACATTTTCTATTATGTCTATGGTCTGCTCCACAGTCCCGATTACCGTACTCAGTTCTCCAGTGATCTGAAAAAGATGTTACCCCGTATTCCATTGGTGGATGAGCCCAAATCATTCTGGAAGTTCAGCAAAGCGGGACGGGAACTGGCTGACTTGCATATCAACTATGAATCAATAGAGCCTTATCCGGGAGTTGATATCTCTGGTTGTGAAACTGAAAATTTTCGAGTGGAGAAAATGCGTTTCCCCAAGAAAGGCCAGAAAGACACCATCATTTACAACAGCCAGATCAGCATTACAGGCATTCCTGAAAAGGCGTATGAATACGTTGTGAACGGCAAGAGCGCCATTGAGTGGATCATGGAACGCTATCAGGTGAAAACCGATAAGAACAGCGGAATCAAAAACGATCCCAACGACTGGGCAGAGGAAGTCGGGAAACCGCGGTATATCCTGGATCTGCTGCTGAGCGTGATCAACGTCAGCCTGCAAACGGTCGATATCGTCAACGATCTGCCAAAACTGGACTTTGAAGCGATGGCAGCGGAATAG
- a CDS encoding helix-turn-helix domain-containing protein has translation MKTTTQESPVLITEKEAARLLGCCERSVWQLRKDGKLRCVKIGTAVRYARSELDRFIQEQMSQN, from the coding sequence ATGAAAACGACAACTCAGGAATCACCTGTATTGATCACTGAAAAAGAAGCAGCTCGCCTGCTTGGTTGCTGTGAGCGTTCCGTCTGGCAGTTACGCAAAGACGGAAAGCTCCGATGCGTCAAGATTGGAACAGCAGTCCGGTATGCCCGATCTGAACTGGATCGCTTTATCCAGGAACAGATGAGCCAGAACTGA
- a CDS encoding sialidase family protein gives MVQRSLIPVLSLYLLPGLLLLSLGLTTTRAEKATPSAPIRVGSVKGGHVHPALCRAANGDLLAVYNEDGGGGKELLLSRSTDGGVTWSTSRPIPVIKDCSIYPGSLTTLRSGEIVLHWSCYRIDGKRRWRVPQFCTSRDHGVTWSPVTEIPLEDHTNYTCLRHPILELDINHWVCPFYDRTVIYDRTTNSVTPFGDGRNHGMVPLIRTATGTLISGAPQSEAPVPVGKPGQMVYGLRSTDQGQSWQAMHNLPYFGVAGYDLNVLKSDDVVLTSILYGVGRDDEWAYELTLSHDEGKSWDTANSVIIYNPERPIKGRGWPRTVQIDDQTLGTLFYDLDPKQPDGPGVFFVRTPLSALQSDKH, from the coding sequence ATGGTTCAACGCTCTTTGATCCCTGTTTTGAGTCTCTATCTGCTACCTGGCCTGCTCCTGTTGTCCCTCGGTCTCACGACCACCCGGGCGGAAAAAGCGACTCCGTCTGCTCCCATCCGCGTCGGCTCAGTCAAAGGAGGACACGTCCACCCTGCCCTCTGCCGGGCTGCGAACGGGGATCTGCTTGCCGTCTATAACGAAGATGGCGGCGGGGGAAAAGAACTGCTCCTCTCCCGCTCGACCGATGGAGGGGTGACCTGGTCTACGAGTCGACCGATCCCTGTCATTAAAGACTGCTCCATCTATCCCGGTTCTCTGACCACTCTCCGCAGTGGCGAAATCGTCCTGCACTGGTCCTGCTATCGCATCGATGGTAAACGCCGCTGGCGGGTGCCTCAGTTCTGCACCTCACGCGATCATGGCGTCACCTGGTCCCCCGTCACCGAAATTCCTCTGGAGGACCATACCAACTACACCTGCCTGCGTCATCCGATCCTCGAACTCGACATCAACCACTGGGTCTGCCCCTTCTATGATCGAACCGTGATCTACGACCGGACTACCAATTCCGTCACTCCCTTCGGCGACGGACGAAACCATGGCATGGTCCCCCTGATCAGAACCGCGACAGGTACCCTCATCAGTGGTGCTCCACAAAGCGAAGCCCCCGTACCGGTCGGCAAGCCGGGCCAGATGGTTTACGGCCTCCGCTCGACCGATCAGGGTCAAAGCTGGCAGGCAATGCATAACCTCCCCTATTTCGGTGTTGCGGGCTACGACCTGAATGTTCTGAAATCGGATGACGTTGTGCTTACTTCCATTCTGTACGGCGTTGGCCGCGATGACGAATGGGCTTACGAACTGACGCTCTCTCATGATGAGGGAAAATCCTGGGACACCGCGAACTCAGTCATCATTTATAACCCGGAGCGTCCCATCAAAGGTCGGGGCTGGCCCCGCACCGTGCAGATCGACGACCAGACGCTGGGGACGCTTTTTTATGACCTCGATCCAAAGCAGCCGGATGGCCCCGGCGTCTTCTTCGTGCGCACGCCCCTGTCGGCCCTGCAGTCAGACAAACACTAG
- a CDS encoding CehA/McbA family metallohydrolase — protein MNWKILTLCCWLASTGLVSANDAIVISSKLVHLRHSGEREWTTFPEGTPRPELSIPFKVAADQAASTLQLRQQDVKQGWNVELNGVVLGKLTRDENDQQLLLPVPEGLVKVGENRLRIFQSGKLTPDDIRVGEIVLFPEDRSRVLAGATVSVSVVEGDSNKPVPCRLTIVDPAGTLVATSAESNAEQAVRTGVIYTSTGKAKFQLPAGTYTIYAGRGFEYGVAKQKIKLKAGETKQVNLKIDREVDTSGYVSCDTHIHTFTHSGHGDCSMEERMITLAGEQIEFPIATDHNKQINYDPLARKLHVRKYFTPVIGNEVTTKLGHFNVFSVQEGGPIPDYKLMSWEAIFKSIYGTPNVKAVILNHARDIHSNYRPFGPQNHIGLTGESLKNWQLRANAMEIINSGATQTDVLQLYRDWFGELNRGVMLTPVGCSDSHDVSRYIVGQSRTYIQADDQDPGKIDATRTIQNFVDGKVLLSYGLFTRIKVNGRYGPGNWCLRRRIWKSR, from the coding sequence ATGAACTGGAAAATTCTGACTCTGTGCTGTTGGCTGGCGAGCACCGGCCTGGTCTCGGCCAATGATGCGATAGTGATTTCTTCGAAGCTGGTGCATCTGCGGCACTCAGGCGAACGGGAATGGACGACCTTCCCGGAAGGGACACCCAGGCCGGAACTGTCGATCCCGTTCAAGGTGGCAGCTGATCAGGCAGCATCCACTCTGCAGTTGCGACAGCAGGACGTAAAGCAGGGCTGGAATGTCGAATTGAACGGCGTCGTGCTGGGCAAGCTGACGCGGGATGAGAACGATCAACAGCTCTTGCTGCCGGTCCCTGAGGGACTGGTAAAGGTGGGAGAAAACCGGTTACGGATATTTCAGTCGGGGAAACTGACACCTGATGATATTCGCGTGGGTGAGATTGTGCTGTTTCCTGAAGACCGATCCAGGGTGCTGGCAGGGGCGACAGTCTCTGTGAGTGTCGTTGAGGGGGACAGTAACAAACCGGTACCCTGTCGGCTGACGATTGTTGACCCAGCGGGAACGCTGGTGGCGACGTCGGCGGAGTCGAATGCGGAACAGGCGGTACGGACCGGTGTGATTTATACCAGTACGGGGAAGGCGAAGTTCCAGCTGCCGGCGGGCACGTATACGATCTATGCCGGCCGCGGATTTGAATATGGTGTGGCAAAGCAGAAAATCAAACTCAAGGCGGGGGAAACAAAGCAGGTCAACCTCAAGATCGACCGCGAAGTCGATACGAGCGGCTATGTCAGCTGTGATACGCACATCCATACGTTTACCCATTCCGGGCATGGCGACTGTTCGATGGAAGAGCGGATGATTACGCTGGCGGGTGAGCAGATCGAGTTTCCCATCGCCACTGATCATAACAAGCAGATCAACTACGATCCGCTGGCCCGCAAGCTGCACGTCAGGAAATATTTTACGCCGGTCATTGGCAATGAAGTGACGACGAAGCTGGGGCACTTCAATGTCTTCTCCGTACAGGAAGGGGGACCAATACCTGATTATAAGCTGATGAGCTGGGAGGCGATTTTCAAGAGCATCTATGGTACGCCGAACGTGAAGGCGGTGATCCTGAATCATGCCCGCGACATTCATTCCAATTACCGCCCCTTTGGGCCGCAGAACCATATTGGTCTGACGGGGGAAAGTCTGAAGAACTGGCAGTTGCGGGCGAATGCGATGGAGATCATCAACTCGGGAGCAACTCAGACCGATGTGCTGCAGCTGTATCGCGACTGGTTCGGCGAACTGAACCGGGGTGTGATGTTGACGCCCGTAGGGTGCAGCGATTCGCACGATGTGAGCCGGTATATCGTGGGGCAGTCGCGGACTTATATTCAGGCGGATGATCAGGATCCGGGGAAAATTGATGCCACCCGGACGATTCAGAATTTCGTTGATGGGAAAGTACTGTTGTCCTATGGGCTGTTCACGCGGATCAAGGTCAATGGCCGCTATGGTCCCGGGAACTGGTGCCTGCGTCGAAGGATATGGAAGTCTCGCTGA
- a CDS encoding PVC-type heme-binding CxxCH protein: protein MMQTLRTSWLCLLGAFSLWLPCNLMAQEQKDPFREFIRPTEPLTPQAEQKSFTVPPGFEVQLVVSEPEIQKPLNMAFDIRGRLWVTDSSEYPYPVKDGKPGKDTIKVLEDTDGDGRYDKVTTFASGLNIPIGLYPYKIGVIAFSIPDISFYEDTDGDNKADRVKKLFGPMGFERDTHGMNNSFRRGFDGWLYANHGFNNQTRVSGSDGHTIEMQSGNTYRMRLDGSRIEHFTHGQVNPFGSTFDEMGNLFTADCHSKPIYQILRGGYYPSFGKPHDGLGFVKPMMEHLHGSTAIAGLAVVSGDQFPAEYQGDFLSGNVMTSRLNRNTPVYHGSTIIAQEEPDFLSTTDPWFRPVDVQLGPDGAIYVADFYNKIIGHYEVPLDHPGRDRHRGRIWRIVTTGKEHLLKDYTKLSIPDLIAELGSTNLTTRMLITDYLTDQFDDEVIAPLQQAVVDARQPTIVVHAMWVLFRRGALADDLLKQGLQCKDDLVRIHATKMLAEKQSWKEAQRLLAVLALQDENAFVQRAAAAGLGLHPNLNNLSPLFALKARVPTEDNHLEYVVRRALMLQIREPSLLEKLDWEALDPSQRKTLAELSLAVPTEQAALYLIRYLQDEPAASGDLPAYFRHIVRYLPAEKLSALIRLAQTKLAGQPDLQVEIIKAVLQGYQQKGLAFDQALQEWGAALAAELLDLVKDQPLQWVNLPVSEKYSENPWVTQQRDSADGVKAASFFSSLPAGEQTAGRLVSTDFKIPDQLEFYIAGHSGFPKQPHNGLNFVQLRRSADGSVLKKALAPRNDLAQKVNWDLKDVSGEQGFLEIVDGDTGRAYAWLAVGRFEPVVVTVPHGGLQQQIKRLSAAALLVKAFQLHDERENLAAWLSRERLDPQLKDELAQALIKLDGTEAFQPLFPLPLESVPSTDSFQNNVIRAVIEKNEAQLEPLLQHAFKTYPGRLQTRLAEALCQQAGGSELLLTLAEKGIAAPRLLSSPNIRNQIEQSGSPELKQRLEKLVNGLPPRGKETQQQIAKHFESHYSFKLSLENGKAVFEKNCAVCHQLNGKGALVGPQLDGIGNRGLERLLEDVLDPNRAVDLNFRTSTVITDAGRVFTGLKRREEGAVIVFVDNQGKEFQIAKDEIEEQKQSPLSLMPANLLEILTPQQLHDLLAYLLQSTKKATAHR, encoded by the coding sequence ATGATGCAGACGCTCCGCACTTCCTGGCTGTGCCTGTTGGGGGCTTTCAGTCTCTGGCTGCCTTGTAACCTTATGGCCCAGGAACAGAAAGATCCCTTCCGCGAATTCATTCGCCCCACCGAACCGTTGACGCCTCAGGCGGAACAGAAGAGTTTCACCGTCCCACCCGGATTCGAAGTGCAACTGGTCGTCTCGGAACCGGAGATTCAGAAACCGCTGAATATGGCGTTTGATATTCGCGGCCGATTGTGGGTAACCGATTCATCGGAGTATCCGTATCCGGTCAAGGATGGGAAACCGGGTAAGGATACGATCAAAGTTCTGGAAGACACCGATGGTGACGGTCGCTACGACAAGGTGACCACGTTCGCATCAGGGCTGAATATTCCCATCGGTCTGTATCCCTACAAGATTGGCGTGATTGCATTCAGCATTCCGGATATTTCATTTTATGAAGACACTGATGGCGACAACAAAGCGGACCGGGTGAAGAAGCTGTTCGGGCCGATGGGCTTTGAGCGGGATACCCACGGCATGAACAATTCCTTCCGCCGGGGTTTTGACGGCTGGCTGTATGCGAATCACGGATTTAACAACCAGACCCGGGTCAGCGGCAGCGATGGACACACGATTGAAATGCAGTCCGGTAATACCTATCGGATGCGGCTGGACGGTTCCCGCATTGAACATTTCACGCACGGGCAGGTAAACCCCTTCGGCTCCACATTTGATGAGATGGGGAACCTGTTTACCGCGGACTGTCACTCCAAACCCATCTACCAGATTTTACGGGGCGGTTACTATCCGAGTTTCGGGAAGCCGCACGATGGACTCGGTTTTGTCAAACCGATGATGGAACACCTGCATGGCTCCACCGCAATCGCGGGGCTGGCCGTTGTATCCGGAGATCAGTTTCCTGCGGAATACCAGGGTGACTTTCTGAGCGGTAACGTGATGACCAGCCGGTTGAACCGAAATACTCCCGTGTATCACGGCTCGACCATCATCGCACAGGAAGAACCCGATTTCCTGTCGACGACCGACCCCTGGTTTCGACCAGTGGATGTTCAACTTGGTCCAGATGGTGCCATCTATGTCGCTGATTTCTATAACAAGATCATCGGGCATTACGAAGTACCCCTAGATCATCCGGGACGCGATCGTCACCGGGGACGGATCTGGCGGATCGTTACCACCGGCAAGGAGCACCTGCTCAAAGATTATACGAAGTTGAGTATTCCCGATCTGATCGCAGAGCTGGGGTCAACCAACCTGACGACACGGATGTTGATTACCGATTATCTGACCGATCAGTTCGACGACGAAGTGATCGCGCCGCTGCAACAGGCTGTCGTGGATGCCAGACAACCGACGATTGTTGTGCATGCGATGTGGGTTCTGTTCCGCCGCGGTGCTCTGGCTGATGATCTGCTGAAACAGGGGCTGCAGTGCAAGGACGATCTGGTACGAATTCATGCCACAAAGATGCTGGCCGAGAAGCAGTCGTGGAAAGAAGCGCAGCGCCTGCTGGCGGTACTTGCGTTGCAGGATGAAAATGCCTTCGTCCAGCGCGCGGCTGCGGCAGGGCTGGGCTTGCACCCGAATTTGAATAACCTGTCGCCACTGTTTGCACTCAAAGCCCGGGTGCCGACCGAAGACAATCACCTCGAATACGTGGTGCGCCGCGCGCTGATGTTGCAGATCCGCGAACCATCTCTACTGGAGAAGCTGGACTGGGAAGCACTGGATCCCTCGCAGAGGAAAACATTGGCAGAACTCTCGCTGGCGGTTCCGACCGAACAGGCGGCCTTGTATCTGATTCGTTATCTGCAGGATGAACCGGCGGCATCCGGTGATCTGCCGGCTTATTTTCGTCACATTGTCCGTTATCTGCCGGCCGAGAAACTGTCGGCACTGATTCGACTCGCCCAGACAAAACTGGCTGGTCAACCTGATCTGCAGGTGGAAATTATCAAAGCAGTACTGCAGGGCTATCAGCAGAAAGGGCTGGCGTTCGATCAGGCACTTCAGGAATGGGGAGCCGCGCTGGCAGCTGAGTTGCTGGATTTGGTCAAAGACCAGCCGCTGCAATGGGTGAATTTACCTGTGTCAGAGAAATACTCCGAAAATCCCTGGGTGACTCAACAGCGTGATTCTGCAGATGGTGTCAAAGCAGCTTCTTTTTTCAGTAGTCTGCCCGCAGGAGAACAAACTGCCGGCCGACTGGTTTCTACGGACTTCAAGATTCCTGACCAACTCGAGTTTTATATTGCCGGGCATTCCGGTTTTCCGAAGCAACCCCATAACGGTTTGAATTTTGTGCAACTCCGTCGATCTGCTGATGGGAGTGTGCTCAAGAAGGCCTTGGCGCCGCGTAATGATCTGGCTCAAAAAGTGAACTGGGATTTGAAAGATGTGTCAGGAGAACAGGGTTTTCTGGAAATCGTCGATGGGGACACAGGGAGAGCTTATGCCTGGCTGGCGGTGGGGCGATTTGAGCCTGTTGTGGTCACTGTGCCCCACGGAGGTCTGCAACAGCAGATTAAACGGCTGTCGGCAGCAGCTCTGCTGGTCAAGGCGTTTCAATTGCACGACGAGCGTGAGAACCTGGCAGCCTGGCTCTCACGTGAGCGTCTGGATCCCCAACTGAAGGATGAACTGGCTCAGGCCCTGATCAAACTGGATGGGACAGAAGCGTTTCAGCCCCTGTTTCCACTCCCGCTCGAATCGGTTCCGTCAACAGATTCGTTTCAGAACAACGTGATTCGAGCCGTGATTGAAAAAAATGAAGCTCAACTGGAACCTCTGTTACAGCATGCATTCAAGACTTATCCAGGTCGACTACAAACCCGACTGGCCGAAGCACTCTGTCAACAGGCCGGGGGGAGTGAGCTGTTACTTACCCTCGCGGAAAAAGGGATCGCTGCGCCGCGACTGCTGAGCAGCCCCAATATCCGGAATCAGATCGAACAGTCTGGCAGTCCTGAACTCAAACAACGTCTGGAAAAGCTGGTTAACGGCTTGCCTCCCCGGGGGAAAGAGACACAACAGCAGATCGCTAAACATTTCGAGTCGCACTACAGTTTCAAACTGTCACTCGAGAACGGTAAAGCGGTCTTTGAGAAGAACTGTGCAGTCTGCCATCAGCTGAACGGTAAAGGAGCCCTGGTGGGGCCGCAACTGGATGGGATCGGCAACAGGGGTCTGGAACGGCTGCTGGAAGATGTACTCGATCCGAATCGTGCGGTCGATCTTAATTTCCGCACGAGCACCGTGATCACGGATGCAGGACGTGTCTTTACAGGCCTCAAGCGACGGGAAGAGGGAGCGGTGATCGTGTTTGTCGATAACCAGGGGAAAGAATTTCAGATCGCGAAGGATGAGATCGAGGAACAGAAACAGTCGCCCCTGTCGCTGATGCCGGCCAATCTGTTGGAGATCCTCACCCCACAGCAACTGCATGACCTGCTGGCCTACCTGCTGCAGAGTACAAAGAAAGCAACCGCACATCGCTGA